The following proteins are encoded in a genomic region of Mycolicibacterium rutilum:
- a CDS encoding NAD(+)--rifampin ADP-ribosyltransferase produces the protein MGTWPDMPERFLVHESGKYSHGTKADLRVEDFLTPGHPSNYRAGHISNYVYMTKILDGAVLAAEMAVRLPIPKTASHVW, from the coding sequence ATGGCCGGACATGCCGGAGCGTTTCCTGGTGCATGAGTCGGGCAAGTACTCTCACGGCACCAAAGCTGACCTGCGGGTCGAGGATTTTCTGACGCCCGGTCATCCGTCGAACTACCGCGCCGGACACATCTCGAACTACGTCTACATGACCAAAATTCTCGACGGTGCTGTGCTGGCGGCCGAGATGGCCGTACGACTACCGATCCCAAAGACCGCGTCGCACGTGTGGTGA